A DNA window from Ostrea edulis chromosome 5, xbOstEdul1.1, whole genome shotgun sequence contains the following coding sequences:
- the LOC125651576 gene encoding protein-L-isoaspartate(D-aspartate) O-methyltransferase-like isoform X1, giving the protein MTMAVNRVLKRLLILTGSVGLLTVFRSMAWRSSGKSHVDLIDNLAKNDILKTQRVIDSMKKVDRAHFSKMNPYNDSPQTIGYSVTISAPHMHAHALELLADHLAEGKRALDVGSGSGYLTACMALLVGPSGKAVGIDHIPDLVSESIVNIKKDPNLAALLESGQMKFVTGDGRQGYAEDGPYDAIHVGAAAATLPQALLDQLAPGGRLIIPVGPQGESQMLQQYDKAMDSSTITKKNLMGVIYVPLTSKEKQVPSSSLNRETREDL; this is encoded by the exons ATGACTATGGCTGTCAACAGAGTACTGAAACGACTTCTTATACTTACAGGATCAGTGGGATTGTTGACTGTTTTCAGAAGTATGGCGTGGCGCTCCAGTGGCAAAAGTCACGTGGATCTTATAGATAATCTTGCAA AAAATGATATTCTAAAGACTCAACGTGTCATAGATTCTATGAAGAAAGTGGACAGAGCACATTTTTCCAAGATGAATCCCTATAACGATTCCCCACAGACTATTGGCTACTCGGTGACCATAAGTGCTCCACACATG CATGCCCATGCTCTAGAACTGCTAGCGGATCACCTTGCTGAGGGAAAGAGAGCGCTGGATGTCGGATCAGGGAGCGGATATCTTACTGCTTGCATGGCTCTATTG GTTGGGCCCAGTGGTAAAGCAGTAGGCATTGATCATATTCCAGATCTGGTGTCAGAATCcattgtaaatattaaaaaagacCCCAACTTAGCAGCATTATTAGAGTCAGGACAAATGAAATTCGTTACCGGTGACGGACGACAGGGCTACGCTGAGGACGGTCCTTATGATGCCATACATGTAGGAGCTGCAGCAGCCACCCTTCCTCAAGCA TTGCTGGATCAGCTGGCTCCTGGAGGTAGGCTGATCATTCCCGTGGGTCCCCAGGGAGAGAGTCAGATGCTACAACAATATGATAAAGCAATGGATAGCTCCACCATCACCAAGAAAAACTTGATGGGCGTGATTTATGTGCCACTCACCAGCAAGGAGAAACAAGTTCCCAG caGTTCCTTGAACAGAGAGACACGTGAAGATTTGTGA
- the LOC125651576 gene encoding protein-L-isoaspartate(D-aspartate) O-methyltransferase-like isoform X2, with the protein MTMAVNRVLKRLLILTGSVGLLTVFRSMAWRSSGKSHVDLIDNLAKNDILKTQRVIDSMKKVDRAHFSKMNPYNDSPQTIGYSVTISAPHMHAHALELLADHLAEGKRALDVGSGSGYLTACMALLVGPSGKAVGIDHIPDLVSESIVNIKKDPNLAALLESGQMKFVTGDGRQGYAEDGPYDAIHVGAAAATLPQALLDQLAPGGRLIIPVGPQGESQMLQQYDKAMDSSTITKKNLMGVIYVPLTSKEKQVPSSLNRETREDL; encoded by the exons ATGACTATGGCTGTCAACAGAGTACTGAAACGACTTCTTATACTTACAGGATCAGTGGGATTGTTGACTGTTTTCAGAAGTATGGCGTGGCGCTCCAGTGGCAAAAGTCACGTGGATCTTATAGATAATCTTGCAA AAAATGATATTCTAAAGACTCAACGTGTCATAGATTCTATGAAGAAAGTGGACAGAGCACATTTTTCCAAGATGAATCCCTATAACGATTCCCCACAGACTATTGGCTACTCGGTGACCATAAGTGCTCCACACATG CATGCCCATGCTCTAGAACTGCTAGCGGATCACCTTGCTGAGGGAAAGAGAGCGCTGGATGTCGGATCAGGGAGCGGATATCTTACTGCTTGCATGGCTCTATTG GTTGGGCCCAGTGGTAAAGCAGTAGGCATTGATCATATTCCAGATCTGGTGTCAGAATCcattgtaaatattaaaaaagacCCCAACTTAGCAGCATTATTAGAGTCAGGACAAATGAAATTCGTTACCGGTGACGGACGACAGGGCTACGCTGAGGACGGTCCTTATGATGCCATACATGTAGGAGCTGCAGCAGCCACCCTTCCTCAAGCA TTGCTGGATCAGCTGGCTCCTGGAGGTAGGCTGATCATTCCCGTGGGTCCCCAGGGAGAGAGTCAGATGCTACAACAATATGATAAAGCAATGGATAGCTCCACCATCACCAAGAAAAACTTGATGGGCGTGATTTATGTGCCACTCACCAGCAAGGAGAAACAAGTTCCCAG TTCCTTGAACAGAGAGACACGTGAAGATTTGTGA
- the LOC125651576 gene encoding protein-L-isoaspartate(D-aspartate) O-methyltransferase-like isoform X3, with translation MTMAVNRVLKRLLILTGSVGLLTVFRSMAWRSSGKSHVDLIDNLAKNDILKTQRVIDSMKKVDRAHFSKMNPYNDSPQTIGYSVTISAPHMHAHALELLADHLAEGKRALDVGSGSGYLTACMALLVGPSGKAVGIDHIPDLVSESIVNIKKDPNLAALLESGQMKFVTGDGRQGYAEDGPYDAIHVGAAAATLPQALLDQLAPGGRLIIPVGPQGESQMLQQYDKAMDSSTITKKNLMGVIYVPLTSKEKQVPRWK, from the exons ATGACTATGGCTGTCAACAGAGTACTGAAACGACTTCTTATACTTACAGGATCAGTGGGATTGTTGACTGTTTTCAGAAGTATGGCGTGGCGCTCCAGTGGCAAAAGTCACGTGGATCTTATAGATAATCTTGCAA AAAATGATATTCTAAAGACTCAACGTGTCATAGATTCTATGAAGAAAGTGGACAGAGCACATTTTTCCAAGATGAATCCCTATAACGATTCCCCACAGACTATTGGCTACTCGGTGACCATAAGTGCTCCACACATG CATGCCCATGCTCTAGAACTGCTAGCGGATCACCTTGCTGAGGGAAAGAGAGCGCTGGATGTCGGATCAGGGAGCGGATATCTTACTGCTTGCATGGCTCTATTG GTTGGGCCCAGTGGTAAAGCAGTAGGCATTGATCATATTCCAGATCTGGTGTCAGAATCcattgtaaatattaaaaaagacCCCAACTTAGCAGCATTATTAGAGTCAGGACAAATGAAATTCGTTACCGGTGACGGACGACAGGGCTACGCTGAGGACGGTCCTTATGATGCCATACATGTAGGAGCTGCAGCAGCCACCCTTCCTCAAGCA TTGCTGGATCAGCTGGCTCCTGGAGGTAGGCTGATCATTCCCGTGGGTCCCCAGGGAGAGAGTCAGATGCTACAACAATATGATAAAGCAATGGATAGCTCCACCATCACCAAGAAAAACTTGATGGGCGTGATTTATGTGCCACTCACCAGCAAGGAGAAACAAGTTCCCAGGTGGAAATGA
- the LOC125651576 gene encoding protein-L-isoaspartate(D-aspartate) O-methyltransferase-like isoform X5, translated as MAWRSSGKSHVDLIDNLAKNDILKTQRVIDSMKKVDRAHFSKMNPYNDSPQTIGYSVTISAPHMHAHALELLADHLAEGKRALDVGSGSGYLTACMALLVGPSGKAVGIDHIPDLVSESIVNIKKDPNLAALLESGQMKFVTGDGRQGYAEDGPYDAIHVGAAAATLPQALLDQLAPGGRLIIPVGPQGESQMLQQYDKAMDSSTITKKNLMGVIYVPLTSKEKQVPSSLNRETREDL; from the exons ATGGCGTGGCGCTCCAGTGGCAAAAGTCACGTGGATCTTATAGATAATCTTGCAA AAAATGATATTCTAAAGACTCAACGTGTCATAGATTCTATGAAGAAAGTGGACAGAGCACATTTTTCCAAGATGAATCCCTATAACGATTCCCCACAGACTATTGGCTACTCGGTGACCATAAGTGCTCCACACATG CATGCCCATGCTCTAGAACTGCTAGCGGATCACCTTGCTGAGGGAAAGAGAGCGCTGGATGTCGGATCAGGGAGCGGATATCTTACTGCTTGCATGGCTCTATTG GTTGGGCCCAGTGGTAAAGCAGTAGGCATTGATCATATTCCAGATCTGGTGTCAGAATCcattgtaaatattaaaaaagacCCCAACTTAGCAGCATTATTAGAGTCAGGACAAATGAAATTCGTTACCGGTGACGGACGACAGGGCTACGCTGAGGACGGTCCTTATGATGCCATACATGTAGGAGCTGCAGCAGCCACCCTTCCTCAAGCA TTGCTGGATCAGCTGGCTCCTGGAGGTAGGCTGATCATTCCCGTGGGTCCCCAGGGAGAGAGTCAGATGCTACAACAATATGATAAAGCAATGGATAGCTCCACCATCACCAAGAAAAACTTGATGGGCGTGATTTATGTGCCACTCACCAGCAAGGAGAAACAAGTTCCCAG TTCCTTGAACAGAGAGACACGTGAAGATTTGTGA
- the LOC125651576 gene encoding protein-L-isoaspartate(D-aspartate) O-methyltransferase-like isoform X4, translating into MAWRSSGKSHVDLIDNLAKNDILKTQRVIDSMKKVDRAHFSKMNPYNDSPQTIGYSVTISAPHMHAHALELLADHLAEGKRALDVGSGSGYLTACMALLVGPSGKAVGIDHIPDLVSESIVNIKKDPNLAALLESGQMKFVTGDGRQGYAEDGPYDAIHVGAAAATLPQALLDQLAPGGRLIIPVGPQGESQMLQQYDKAMDSSTITKKNLMGVIYVPLTSKEKQVPSSSLNRETREDL; encoded by the exons ATGGCGTGGCGCTCCAGTGGCAAAAGTCACGTGGATCTTATAGATAATCTTGCAA AAAATGATATTCTAAAGACTCAACGTGTCATAGATTCTATGAAGAAAGTGGACAGAGCACATTTTTCCAAGATGAATCCCTATAACGATTCCCCACAGACTATTGGCTACTCGGTGACCATAAGTGCTCCACACATG CATGCCCATGCTCTAGAACTGCTAGCGGATCACCTTGCTGAGGGAAAGAGAGCGCTGGATGTCGGATCAGGGAGCGGATATCTTACTGCTTGCATGGCTCTATTG GTTGGGCCCAGTGGTAAAGCAGTAGGCATTGATCATATTCCAGATCTGGTGTCAGAATCcattgtaaatattaaaaaagacCCCAACTTAGCAGCATTATTAGAGTCAGGACAAATGAAATTCGTTACCGGTGACGGACGACAGGGCTACGCTGAGGACGGTCCTTATGATGCCATACATGTAGGAGCTGCAGCAGCCACCCTTCCTCAAGCA TTGCTGGATCAGCTGGCTCCTGGAGGTAGGCTGATCATTCCCGTGGGTCCCCAGGGAGAGAGTCAGATGCTACAACAATATGATAAAGCAATGGATAGCTCCACCATCACCAAGAAAAACTTGATGGGCGTGATTTATGTGCCACTCACCAGCAAGGAGAAACAAGTTCCCAG caGTTCCTTGAACAGAGAGACACGTGAAGATTTGTGA
- the LOC125651576 gene encoding protein-L-isoaspartate(D-aspartate) O-methyltransferase-like isoform X6 — translation MAWRSSGKSHVDLIDNLAKNDILKTQRVIDSMKKVDRAHFSKMNPYNDSPQTIGYSVTISAPHMHAHALELLADHLAEGKRALDVGSGSGYLTACMALLVGPSGKAVGIDHIPDLVSESIVNIKKDPNLAALLESGQMKFVTGDGRQGYAEDGPYDAIHVGAAAATLPQALLDQLAPGGRLIIPVGPQGESQMLQQYDKAMDSSTITKKNLMGVIYVPLTSKEKQVPRWK, via the exons ATGGCGTGGCGCTCCAGTGGCAAAAGTCACGTGGATCTTATAGATAATCTTGCAA AAAATGATATTCTAAAGACTCAACGTGTCATAGATTCTATGAAGAAAGTGGACAGAGCACATTTTTCCAAGATGAATCCCTATAACGATTCCCCACAGACTATTGGCTACTCGGTGACCATAAGTGCTCCACACATG CATGCCCATGCTCTAGAACTGCTAGCGGATCACCTTGCTGAGGGAAAGAGAGCGCTGGATGTCGGATCAGGGAGCGGATATCTTACTGCTTGCATGGCTCTATTG GTTGGGCCCAGTGGTAAAGCAGTAGGCATTGATCATATTCCAGATCTGGTGTCAGAATCcattgtaaatattaaaaaagacCCCAACTTAGCAGCATTATTAGAGTCAGGACAAATGAAATTCGTTACCGGTGACGGACGACAGGGCTACGCTGAGGACGGTCCTTATGATGCCATACATGTAGGAGCTGCAGCAGCCACCCTTCCTCAAGCA TTGCTGGATCAGCTGGCTCCTGGAGGTAGGCTGATCATTCCCGTGGGTCCCCAGGGAGAGAGTCAGATGCTACAACAATATGATAAAGCAATGGATAGCTCCACCATCACCAAGAAAAACTTGATGGGCGTGATTTATGTGCCACTCACCAGCAAGGAGAAACAAGTTCCCAGGTGGAAATGA